The following proteins are encoded in a genomic region of Candidatus Thorarchaeota archaeon:
- a CDS encoding sulfite exporter TauE/SafE family protein, with protein EMAIGGSIGMLAGTAVTFWLSASALSMAIMFVVVSIMSVVGMNLSHIAPNLSDELSPSKRAVAAAALGANTLAAMKGGSGASLYGPLLKTFNVNIHRAIATSLFVATITSTVGVFLYWSQGQLLLVEGIAVLVGSLLGSRVGSLVSLDTESKWLEVGLSVAVIILASITLLKALFV; from the coding sequence GAGATGGCTATTGGGGGGTCCATTGGTATGCTGGCGGGCACGGCGGTAACTTTCTGGCTATCTGCGTCAGCACTAAGTATGGCAATCATGTTCGTTGTCGTTTCAATCATGTCCGTTGTCGGTATGAATCTGAGCCACATTGCACCCAACCTATCCGACGAACTATCCCCCTCAAAACGGGCTGTTGCGGCCGCAGCACTTGGTGCTAACACATTGGCTGCAATGAAGGGTGGTAGTGGTGCTTCACTGTACGGACCTCTTCTCAAGACTTTCAATGTCAATATTCACAGAGCAATTGCTACTTCTCTGTTCGTTGCAACAATTACCTCAACAGTCGGGGTATTCCTATATTGGAGTCAGGGCCAACTCCTCTTAGTTGAGGGAATAGCTGTTCTTGTAGGCTCTCTACTCGGTTCACGAGTTGGAAGCTTGGTTTCCCTTGATACAGAATCTAAATGGTTGGAAGTGGGCCTTTCTGTTGCTGTTATTATCCTAGCGTCCATAACCTTGCTGAAAGCTCTATTCGTATAG